One segment of Niabella beijingensis DNA contains the following:
- a CDS encoding DUF5458 family protein, which produces MATAQNNLTPEEQGVQKEFKQPEVKELGSLDSHLQALTRLGGFDLLESAIDNVQNLNPERKARKKIFLEESSKKADRAELKKTLEWWVEVLGKTDDLSEMVHDCEQKAQTAEATLKSNLKKSLERSQELERSYRSVALFFKNTESQKVKNISIMNAELDQLKDLDNTRFIDYVQAELVNNYDRLDLRNNYGILVLPGYLGSNKVVEKWAKIAHDNKVMLVTDFENLDTPDDVMELFEAANLTGGDPYRSNIIMACNWLVGRGKVDAVGEEEHLYVPPSSSLAGKIYYTLMSQVTAGKKYGSMNEVDGVKFDLKKSEIASLEKLGLVPMAKEYGKVMAFSAKTLFNGDNIGLQTYSVVRVFDYVAKVMMDFLNRRAFENFNANTRKELNSQIVKFLDGITGPSKLIENFTIKRFEQDPVQKDRIHLDIHLKPYFPAKTFLIKLEGQKGDDPDGVEWMSKYEQDGK; this is translated from the coding sequence ATGGCAACTGCTCAAAATAATCTTACCCCGGAAGAACAAGGTGTGCAAAAAGAGTTTAAACAGCCGGAGGTAAAGGAGCTGGGTTCACTGGATTCCCATCTACAGGCGCTGACGCGGCTGGGTGGTTTTGATCTGCTGGAATCTGCGATCGACAATGTACAGAACCTGAACCCCGAACGTAAGGCCCGGAAAAAGATCTTCCTGGAAGAATCTTCCAAGAAAGCGGACCGTGCAGAATTGAAAAAGACCCTGGAATGGTGGGTGGAAGTACTGGGTAAAACCGATGATCTGAGTGAAATGGTGCACGACTGTGAGCAAAAGGCCCAGACAGCTGAAGCAACGCTTAAGTCGAACCTGAAAAAATCGCTGGAACGCAGCCAGGAACTGGAACGTTCGTACCGGTCGGTGGCATTGTTCTTTAAAAATACCGAAAGCCAGAAGGTAAAAAATATTTCCATAATGAATGCGGAGCTGGACCAGCTAAAAGACCTGGACAACACCCGCTTTATCGATTATGTTCAGGCCGAACTGGTAAATAACTACGACCGCCTGGACCTGCGGAACAACTATGGGATACTGGTATTGCCCGGTTACCTGGGTTCCAACAAGGTGGTGGAAAAATGGGCAAAGATCGCCCATGATAATAAAGTAATGCTGGTGACGGATTTCGAGAACCTCGATACACCGGATGATGTGATGGAGCTGTTTGAAGCGGCCAATCTTACCGGCGGAGATCCTTATCGCTCCAATATCATTATGGCCTGCAACTGGCTGGTAGGCCGGGGCAAGGTGGATGCTGTGGGAGAAGAAGAGCACCTGTATGTTCCACCTTCCAGTTCGTTGGCAGGAAAGATCTATTACACCCTGATGTCTCAGGTTACTGCCGGTAAAAAATACGGAAGTATGAATGAGGTGGATGGGGTGAAATTTGATCTGAAGAAAAGTGAGATCGCCTCACTGGAAAAGCTGGGACTGGTTCCGATGGCAAAGGAATATGGAAAGGTAATGGCCTTTTCTGCCAAAACGCTTTTCAACGGGGATAATATCGGTTTACAAACCTATTCGGTAGTACGGGTATTTGATTATGTGGCCAAGGTGATGATGGATTTCCTGAACCGGAGGGCATTTGAGAATTTCAATGCCAATACGCGGAAAGAGCTGAACTCGCAGATCGTTAAATTCCTGGATGGGATTACCGGTCCGAGCAAGCTCATCGAAAATTTTACGATTAAAAGATTTGAGCAGGACCCGGTACAGAAGGACCGGATCCACCTGGATATACACCTGAAGCCCTATTTCCCGGCAAAAACGTTCCTGATTAAGCTGGAAGGCCAGAAGGGCGATGACCCTGATGGCGTAGAATGGATGTCGAAATACGAACAGGACGGAAAGTAA
- a CDS encoding GPW/gp25 family protein, whose amino-acid sequence MLHQYYKLPLELEKIVSKKELKKCSLKESIAHHLHLMLTTAFGELLSDEQFGNKLWEEDFDNVSYRNRQKEKILLSLGKTISRFERRIEKVKIEMNVHQEENPSGGDPRMKRRLEFAITAVIAATNEPITYRDGFFISPLAYN is encoded by the coding sequence ATGTTACATCAATATTATAAGTTACCACTGGAACTGGAGAAGATCGTGAGCAAGAAGGAGTTGAAGAAATGCTCATTGAAGGAATCCATTGCCCATCACCTGCACCTGATGCTGACCACGGCATTCGGAGAGCTGCTGAGCGACGAACAATTCGGGAATAAGCTCTGGGAAGAAGATTTTGATAATGTTTCTTACCGGAACAGGCAGAAAGAAAAGATATTGCTTTCCCTGGGCAAAACCATCAGCCGTTTTGAGAGAAGGATTGAAAAAGTAAAGATTGAAATGAATGTGCACCAGGAGGAAAACCCCTCCGGTGGCGATCCCCGGATGAAGCGGAGACTCGAATTTGCCATTACAGCGGTAATTGCCGCTACCAATGAGCCGATCACGTATCGGGATGGTTTTTTCATCAGCCCGCTGGCATATAATTAA
- a CDS encoding TssN family type VI secretion system protein codes for MENWFSPSLKSALPYLGVSFISMSVIMGLIVSKIRGSFKPFTKPTVYYILLYAAGFALIGLLSWFRFLESNTQQFLLFQLFFLSLGILHVYTLHTRLKWVNEKTYWAEVFLTLAIMFIGGLCFMMTYRLFRKDHMDVTMATAGVIFFIPLIVYYTYRQAVAIPFKILKQWYYPAHMEVAEVDEKKLRNLLVISFEFHKKGADKHFTNFRAKAPVDMEFGELFYYFINDYNERHPSSSIAYINEKGAPSGWIFFKKPKWYTLFTKYIDPERTIFINKVRENDIIICSRVS; via the coding sequence ATGGAAAACTGGTTTTCACCATCGTTGAAATCGGCGTTGCCTTACCTGGGGGTAAGCTTTATCAGCATGTCCGTAATAATGGGGCTGATTGTTTCGAAGATACGGGGCAGCTTTAAGCCTTTTACCAAGCCTACCGTGTATTATATCCTGCTATATGCTGCAGGGTTTGCGCTCATCGGGCTGTTGTCCTGGTTCCGTTTTCTTGAAAGCAATACGCAGCAGTTTCTTCTTTTTCAGCTCTTTTTTCTGAGCCTCGGTATCCTGCATGTGTACACACTGCATACCCGCCTTAAATGGGTGAATGAAAAAACATACTGGGCGGAAGTCTTTCTGACACTCGCCATTATGTTTATCGGGGGGCTGTGTTTTATGATGACCTACCGGCTGTTCCGCAAGGATCATATGGATGTAACCATGGCAACGGCGGGGGTTATCTTCTTTATACCTCTGATTGTTTATTACACCTACCGGCAGGCTGTTGCCATTCCTTTCAAGATCCTCAAGCAATGGTATTACCCTGCTCATATGGAAGTGGCCGAAGTAGATGAAAAAAAGCTGCGGAACCTGCTGGTGATCAGTTTTGAGTTTCACAAAAAAGGAGCGGATAAACATTTTACGAATTTCCGGGCAAAAGCGCCGGTGGATATGGAGTTTGGCGAACTGTTCTATTATTTCATCAACGATTACAATGAACGGCATCCCAGCTCCAGCATCGCTTATATCAATGAAAAAGGAGCACCTTCGGGATGGATCTTTTTCAAAAAGCCCAAATGGTATACCTTGTTTACAAAATATATAGATCCTGAAAGAACGATATTTATCAATAAGGTCAGAGAAAATGATATTATCATCTGTTCCAGGGTGTCCTGA
- the tssD gene encoding type VI secretion system tube protein TssD, giving the protein MSFLAKFTADGEELTVLSCRFRFSQETDRTNRPTSIPMGGVIDITIESNGNTNLFDWMISSTQTKSGEVTFYRRDSMSKLKTLKFSDAHCIDYQEEYNHDGDFPMQISMQLSAKEIKLNDSTYRNNWPDEA; this is encoded by the coding sequence ATGTCATTTCTAGCAAAATTTACGGCCGATGGCGAGGAGTTAACCGTGCTTAGCTGTCGTTTCCGGTTTTCTCAGGAAACGGACCGCACCAACCGCCCTACCTCCATTCCCATGGGAGGAGTCATTGACATTACTATTGAAAGTAATGGCAACACCAATCTGTTCGACTGGATGATCAGTTCTACACAAACAAAAAGCGGTGAAGTGACTTTTTACCGGCGGGACAGCATGAGTAAACTGAAAACGCTGAAATTTTCGGACGCCCATTGCATCGATTACCAGGAAGAATATAATCACGATGGTGACTTTCCCATGCAGATATCCATGCAGCTGAGCGCCAAGGAAATAAAGCTGAATGATTCAACTTATCGGAACAACTGGCCTGACGAGGCGTAA
- a CDS encoding C40 family peptidase yields the protein MLPRKIVGALLITLIVSGCTLFKKPVAHDYSTSLYINNSTNKDSNNTRATTAANKNGAAGASTLSRSDSLLKTKYAYYLQVPADSITNLKLYRFIDEWLNTPYQWGGTTKRGIDCSALMQRLLAEVYEIYIPRTSYQQYFTENVERFARWESLAEGDLIFFKTIPGNPITHVGLYLGNGRFVNSASRGVTIESLRKPYWATRYVASGRLIVNKSRKVAKN from the coding sequence ATGTTACCACGAAAAATAGTTGGCGCCTTGTTAATCACTCTTATTGTATCCGGCTGCACCCTTTTTAAAAAACCTGTAGCCCATGATTACAGCACCTCTCTTTATATAAACAACAGCACAAATAAAGACAGCAATAATACCCGCGCAACAACCGCAGCCAATAAGAATGGTGCGGCCGGCGCAAGCACCCTGTCGCGGTCCGATTCACTTCTCAAAACCAAATACGCTTATTATTTACAGGTGCCGGCCGACAGCATCACCAACCTGAAACTCTACCGGTTTATTGATGAATGGCTGAATACTCCTTACCAGTGGGGCGGAACTACCAAAAGAGGTATTGACTGTTCTGCTTTAATGCAGCGCCTGCTGGCCGAGGTATACGAGATCTATATTCCCAGGACCTCCTATCAGCAATACTTTACCGAAAACGTGGAGCGTTTTGCACGCTGGGAATCACTGGCAGAGGGCGACCTGATCTTTTTCAAGACCATTCCCGGCAACCCCATCACCCATGTGGGTCTATACCTGGGCAACGGCCGGTTTGTAAACTCTGCATCCCGCGGGGTTACCATAGAAAGCCTGCGGAAACCCTACTGGGCCACACGGTATGTGGCATCCGGACGGCTGATCGTGAACAAATCCAGAAAAGTGGCAAAAAATTAA
- the tssO gene encoding type VI secretion system TssO, which yields MSQIVINAKERQQAFWKFLFLFILAVGLVLLAFYFDTAVPTKDNRMMRQQLNNFKLQEAAQDRFVQTMDETKVLIDSLRKPGAQKAYLNSLVMEKIRTLNNLQYKDSSMYSRLNTNVIDVFQRYLEATNKITDIGDMPTEVEKLKSENAQLSRDLTECRTQMNNLLTTPR from the coding sequence ATGTCGCAAATAGTTATCAATGCAAAGGAGCGCCAGCAGGCTTTCTGGAAATTTTTGTTTCTGTTTATTTTAGCGGTGGGGCTGGTGTTGCTGGCATTTTATTTTGATACGGCAGTGCCCACAAAGGACAATCGTATGATGCGCCAGCAACTGAATAATTTTAAACTGCAGGAGGCTGCACAGGACCGGTTTGTACAAACAATGGATGAAACAAAGGTGCTGATCGATTCGCTGCGGAAACCAGGTGCGCAAAAGGCCTATCTGAACTCCCTGGTGATGGAAAAGATCCGCACCCTGAACAACCTGCAGTATAAGGACAGCAGTATGTATTCACGCCTGAATACAAATGTGATCGATGTATTTCAACGCTACCTGGAAGCTACCAATAAAATAACCGATATCGGTGACATGCCTACAGAAGTAGAGAAGCTCAAGTCCGAAAATGCGCAACTGAGCAGGGATCTTACAGAATGCAGGACCCAGATGAATAATTTATTAACAACGCCCCGTTAG
- a CDS encoding PKD domain-containing protein: MQKKQFMVFRLDDNVIITLLAVCILASLAFVVRFKNYKPCTDFNIKTIGNDLRVGTIVRFETDVKNFKRLHWDFGDNQRSITEVGSSLHSFDSPGNYTIVLTVDGKCVEYKTITINEAPEIIDSTLIAKVIMPATAEVDAPVLFTDTSSRATSWEWRFGETANVDGTLRNQYYTYKTPGWKTISVVINGNLKTPLVRKIFVNPKAAAEVPRATAGTPGPIIRPRVNDDPQTAPLPDQLNPKPQQPQAQPQVPEPVVMYPDVAAADFNQMLRNSAGGKRPISTFSKYFCEGNMNTTVILNGKATTFQQFFEKVAGVKKGDKLSLTTTLYKNKQNNCVNKIDVIAKVKTGMLGMSWRDL, from the coding sequence ATGCAGAAGAAACAGTTTATGGTTTTTCGCCTGGATGACAATGTGATCATTACATTGCTGGCAGTATGCATCCTTGCTTCACTGGCATTTGTAGTTCGCTTTAAAAATTATAAACCCTGTACGGATTTTAATATCAAGACCATCGGAAACGATCTGCGGGTGGGTACTATTGTGCGCTTTGAAACCGATGTGAAGAATTTTAAACGGCTGCACTGGGATTTCGGCGATAACCAGCGGAGCATCACGGAGGTGGGATCGTCGCTGCATTCATTTGACAGTCCGGGTAATTATACGATCGTGCTCACAGTGGACGGGAAATGTGTGGAATACAAGACCATTACCATAAACGAGGCGCCGGAAATCATTGATTCTACATTGATTGCAAAAGTGATTATGCCGGCTACGGCGGAAGTGGATGCCCCCGTTCTTTTTACGGATACCTCTTCCCGGGCGACCAGCTGGGAATGGCGTTTCGGAGAAACGGCCAATGTGGATGGAACCCTGAGGAATCAATACTATACTTATAAAACACCCGGATGGAAAACGATTTCTGTAGTGATCAACGGCAACCTGAAGACCCCGCTGGTAAGAAAGATATTTGTAAACCCGAAGGCCGCCGCCGAAGTGCCGCGGGCAACGGCAGGAACACCCGGGCCGATCATTCGTCCCCGTGTGAATGATGATCCGCAGACTGCTCCGCTGCCCGATCAGCTGAATCCCAAGCCTCAGCAACCCCAGGCCCAGCCCCAGGTACCCGAACCAGTAGTGATGTACCCGGATGTGGCCGCCGCCGATTTCAACCAGATGCTCCGGAATTCTGCAGGCGGAAAACGGCCGATTTCCACATTTAGTAAATACTTTTGTGAGGGGAATATGAACACGACCGTTATCCTCAACGGGAAAGCCACTACATTCCAGCAGTTTTTTGAAAAAGTGGCCGGGGTTAAAAAAGGGGATAAGCTGTCATTGACCACCACGCTTTATAAGAACAAGCAAAACAATTGTGTCAATAAAATTGATGTGATCGCAAAAGTGAAAACGGGAATGCTGGGAATGTCCTGGAGGGATCTGTAA
- a CDS encoding ATP-dependent Clp protease ATP-binding subunit — protein MQFSKTLEKATHIAKAIAKENMHNSYSAAHLLKALLHKDVELDPVLVQADVDVYYLADWADVRIESSPKSTTLKDDIPPADDVTAILEDADNIRLQTGDDAIEPIHVLASISTPGIAFSFDQLKTFPVQRQQVIDLATVSAAGAQLLHEVKNATQAGEAPAGGNKQALQKYGIDKTMMAAEGKLDPIIGREQEVRMMAEILSRRTKPNVLLIGEPGVGKTALVDGFAIAIKEGQVPAFLKNARVFELNNGAMAAGASYKGETEERLKSVLNEIKQFEKGILFIDEIHVLLDKNGPFSGAANLLKPELAKGAITIIGATTIDEYRKNFERDEAFARRFETLTVEEPGAVAAFRMMKVVMPLYEAHHKISAPDETLQEAIRLAKRYIKDRRLPDAAIDLADRSMAALRLVKDTGSPLLESRKAEYEGLKTAAEAPTELSEYQWHYQQLKNGMSPVIWSAVPTSENPMEMKTAEAITAYLDTVYETLKPLVEQDRTQLDKHDVISIVADKTGIPLGKIQAQEKERLLNIEEILQQRVVGQDHAIKIISESILESRSGLGKPGQPIGSFFFLGPTGTGKTELAKSLADFLFQDETNIIRFDMSEFKEEHSAALLYGAPPGYVGYEEGGLLVNKIRQQPYSVVLFDEIEKAHQSVFDIFLQLMDEGKIHDKLGKEGDFSNALVIFTSNIGSRHVVDSFNTTQAPPDPVSLLNIMSNHFRPEFLGRLTEIVPFAPMKEQMVERILDIHLKSLYAALEKQQIRIEITPEAKKKLALMGFTPEYGARPLHGVIRSQIRRPLSKKIISGELQPGSHAKLHIDKEELIWENLT, from the coding sequence ATGCAATTTTCAAAAACGCTTGAAAAGGCAACACATATCGCCAAAGCTATTGCCAAAGAAAATATGCACAACAGTTACTCGGCAGCACACCTGCTGAAAGCCTTGCTGCATAAGGATGTGGAACTGGATCCCGTATTAGTGCAGGCCGATGTGGATGTATACTACCTGGCCGACTGGGCGGATGTGCGTATTGAATCCAGCCCGAAATCAACCACATTAAAAGACGATATCCCACCGGCGGATGATGTTACCGCCATTCTCGAGGATGCAGACAATATCCGTCTGCAAACCGGCGATGATGCTATAGAACCGATCCATGTACTGGCTTCCATCAGCACCCCGGGCATCGCCTTTTCTTTCGACCAGTTGAAAACATTCCCCGTTCAGCGCCAGCAGGTCATCGATCTGGCTACGGTTTCTGCGGCCGGGGCGCAATTGCTTCATGAAGTAAAAAATGCCACCCAGGCCGGGGAAGCGCCGGCGGGAGGAAACAAGCAGGCATTACAGAAATACGGTATCGATAAAACAATGATGGCTGCCGAGGGTAAACTGGATCCCATCATCGGCAGGGAACAGGAAGTGCGCATGATGGCGGAGATCCTGAGTCGGCGTACCAAGCCCAATGTGCTTTTGATCGGTGAGCCCGGAGTGGGAAAAACCGCGCTGGTGGACGGGTTTGCCATTGCGATCAAAGAAGGGCAGGTGCCGGCATTCTTAAAGAATGCCCGTGTGTTCGAACTGAACAACGGGGCAATGGCTGCAGGCGCTTCCTATAAAGGAGAAACAGAAGAACGGCTGAAATCGGTTCTTAACGAGATCAAACAATTTGAAAAAGGGATCTTATTTATAGATGAGATACATGTGCTGCTGGACAAGAATGGTCCCTTTTCCGGAGCAGCCAACCTGCTGAAGCCCGAGCTGGCAAAGGGCGCCATTACCATTATCGGGGCTACCACCATTGACGAATACCGCAAAAATTTTGAACGGGATGAAGCCTTTGCGCGCCGGTTTGAAACACTGACGGTAGAAGAGCCGGGGGCTGTTGCAGCTTTCCGTATGATGAAGGTGGTAATGCCCCTGTATGAGGCCCACCATAAGATCAGCGCCCCTGACGAGACCCTGCAGGAAGCGATCCGCCTGGCAAAACGCTACATCAAAGACCGGCGGCTGCCGGATGCAGCCATTGACCTGGCCGACCGGTCCATGGCTGCCCTGCGCCTGGTAAAAGATACCGGATCGCCGCTGCTGGAAAGTCGTAAAGCAGAATATGAAGGATTAAAAACCGCAGCGGAAGCGCCAACCGAACTGTCCGAATACCAATGGCATTACCAGCAATTAAAAAATGGTATGAGCCCGGTGATCTGGAGCGCTGTTCCCACATCGGAAAACCCGATGGAAATGAAAACTGCGGAAGCGATCACAGCTTATCTGGATACGGTTTATGAAACACTGAAACCACTGGTGGAGCAGGACCGTACCCAACTGGATAAACATGATGTTATCTCCATCGTGGCCGACAAGACCGGCATCCCGCTGGGTAAGATCCAGGCCCAGGAAAAAGAGCGGCTCCTGAATATAGAAGAGATCCTGCAGCAGCGGGTGGTGGGCCAGGATCATGCCATCAAGATCATCAGTGAGTCGATACTGGAGTCCCGTTCCGGTTTGGGGAAACCCGGACAGCCCATCGGGTCCTTTTTCTTCCTGGGGCCGACTGGTACCGGTAAAACGGAGCTGGCCAAATCGCTGGCCGATTTCCTTTTCCAGGATGAGACGAATATCATCCGGTTCGATATGTCGGAATTTAAGGAAGAACATTCCGCAGCCCTGCTGTACGGAGCACCTCCGGGCTATGTTGGGTATGAGGAGGGCGGCCTGCTGGTCAATAAGATCCGCCAGCAACCCTATTCGGTGGTGCTGTTCGATGAAATCGAAAAAGCCCACCAGTCCGTATTTGATATCTTTCTCCAGCTGATGGATGAGGGCAAGATCCACGACAAGCTGGGAAAGGAAGGAGACTTCTCCAATGCGCTGGTTATTTTTACCTCCAATATCGGCAGCCGGCATGTGGTGGATTCATTTAATACCACCCAGGCCCCGCCGGACCCGGTGAGCCTGCTGAACATTATGAGCAATCATTTCCGTCCTGAGTTCCTGGGTCGTCTTACAGAGATCGTTCCGTTTGCACCCATGAAAGAGCAGATGGTGGAGCGGATCCTCGATATTCATCTCAAATCGCTGTATGCGGCGCTTGAAAAACAGCAGATCCGCATTGAGATCACACCGGAAGCAAAGAAAAAGCTGGCCCTGATGGGCTTCACGCCGGAATACGGTGCCCGCCCGCTGCACGGGGTCATCCGGTCGCAGATCCGCAGGCCCCTGTCGAAAAAGATCATTTCCGGGGAACTGCAGCCCGGCTCCCATGCAAAGCTGCATATCGATAAAGAGGAGCTGATTTGGGAAAATCTGACATAA
- a CDS encoding type VI secretion system contractile sheath small subunit, with protein MPLEPYGIGGTEVKTDAFEAFADIPQNRVLLAEKLTDLPPVKPEIVQGLTNIDAVFNHFAPSVSMDFETEEGATKREDLHFRGLNDFGAAGITHQSTYLSELDMKRQQYQKIVKQLKTNKLLKQALADKETKENLLAALKVLVQELDGSK; from the coding sequence ATGCCTTTAGAACCTTATGGTATTGGTGGTACAGAAGTGAAAACAGATGCGTTTGAAGCTTTTGCAGATATACCTCAGAACCGCGTTTTATTAGCCGAAAAATTGACAGACCTGCCCCCCGTAAAACCCGAGATTGTACAGGGACTTACCAATATTGACGCAGTGTTCAATCATTTTGCACCCTCTGTTTCCATGGACTTTGAAACGGAAGAGGGCGCTACAAAAAGGGAAGACCTGCATTTCAGGGGACTGAATGATTTTGGAGCCGCCGGCATTACTCATCAGAGCACTTACCTGAGTGAGCTGGATATGAAACGTCAGCAATATCAGAAAATTGTAAAGCAGTTAAAGACCAACAAGCTGCTGAAACAGGCACTGGCTGATAAAGAAACAAAGGAGAACCTGCTGGCCGCGCTGAAAGTGCTGGTGCAGGAACTGGACGGCTCTAAATAA
- a CDS encoding sulfite exporter TauE/SafE family protein: protein MIGVSLGLIGSGGSILAIPILVYFFGLTPEHATTHSLFIVGITAAVAVTRHHRLGNLKIKAALYFAIPSIISLVLSRKYLLPALPEIIADHGIRITKHMLMMVLFSVLMLAASVSMIRKSGNLRSGQASAGRLMVLGLFIGVVAGFLGAGGGFLIVPVLIFYGGMTMRYAVATSLLIITINSLSGFIADLLNQVAFDKRLLVTVASTAMAGMFGGLYLSTRIDGKKLQPLFGYFVFAMGLFILARELFFPS, encoded by the coding sequence TTGATAGGCGTTTCGCTGGGCCTGATCGGCAGTGGTGGATCCATCCTGGCGATCCCGATACTGGTCTATTTTTTCGGGCTGACACCCGAACATGCCACCACGCATTCGCTGTTTATCGTGGGTATCACTGCCGCCGTTGCCGTAACCCGGCATCACCGCCTGGGCAATCTCAAAATCAAAGCGGCACTGTATTTTGCCATTCCATCCATTATCAGCCTGGTGCTGAGCCGCAAATACCTGCTGCCGGCATTGCCGGAAATTATTGCAGACCACGGAATACGGATCACCAAGCATATGCTGATGATGGTGTTGTTTTCCGTTCTGATGCTGGCGGCTTCGGTTTCGATGATCCGTAAAAGCGGGAACCTACGCTCCGGTCAGGCTTCAGCGGGCCGTTTGATGGTACTGGGACTTTTCATAGGAGTGGTGGCCGGTTTTCTTGGAGCAGGCGGAGGTTTCCTCATCGTTCCGGTGCTGATCTTTTACGGGGGAATGACGATGCGTTATGCGGTTGCCACTTCGCTGCTGATCATTACGATCAATTCACTAAGCGGTTTTATTGCCGACCTGCTGAACCAGGTGGCTTTTGATAAACGGCTGCTGGTAACCGTTGCTTCGACTGCAATGGCCGGGATGTTTGGCGGCCTGTATCTTTCCACCCGCATCGACGGAAAAAAGCTGCAACCCCTGTTTGGCTATTTTGTATTTGCAATGGGGCTTTTCATCCTGGCAAGAGAGCTGTTCTTCCCCAGCTGA
- the tssD gene encoding type VI secretion system tube protein TssD produces the protein MSFKAQFEVAGKKVNVLDMNYALNQETDATGRPSSITRGGKITMTVESTGETNFFEWMCNNFERKDGKIVFTKRDSDATMKELNFKEGYLVQYRENFNSTSDNPITETFTISAKEISMGNASHVNQWAV, from the coding sequence ATGTCATTTAAAGCACAATTCGAAGTAGCTGGCAAGAAAGTAAACGTTCTTGACATGAACTACGCTTTGAATCAGGAAACGGACGCAACCGGCCGTCCTTCATCGATCACCCGTGGCGGAAAGATCACGATGACCGTTGAATCAACCGGTGAAACTAATTTCTTCGAGTGGATGTGTAACAATTTCGAAAGAAAAGACGGCAAGATCGTTTTTACTAAGAGAGATTCAGACGCAACCATGAAGGAATTGAACTTCAAAGAAGGATACCTTGTACAGTATCGCGAAAACTTCAACTCCACCAGTGATAACCCTATCACGGAAACGTTTACCATTTCTGCAAAAGAAATCTCAATGGGTAACGCTTCTCACGTAAATCAGTGGGCGGTTTAA
- a CDS encoding type VI secretion system baseplate subunit TssG, with protein sequence MKKEEKIQYLWKLLQERDTDVKAEVLLNHAIENGFPGQGYVTHNNGYFYREFVKDIFGASVIEDDWYRMFLEIRLSRPGFYDMLPEALFHQPETNEFRQRSGVAEMIDRYKKNQAKETETRKFFQPFENEFFYQQLMLEKEEINLLDILKSKILTRYFLDFWGLPPSFKIYEAASFLLLLPYAHQISGNLPVMESCLKALLNEPVQIIRKEPELIHVEAADGLGAGAGLGGAALGDAMVCGAEFMEDYPVLQYRIGPLKHNKVSDFINNKEKDILIQTFNDYFAPVEADIEVEILVAQQAGEMSFDEDSEVILGYSSIM encoded by the coding sequence ATGAAGAAAGAGGAAAAGATACAATACCTGTGGAAACTGTTACAGGAGCGCGACACCGACGTAAAAGCCGAGGTGCTGCTGAACCATGCCATAGAGAACGGATTTCCCGGGCAGGGATATGTGACGCACAACAACGGGTACTTTTACCGGGAATTCGTAAAAGACATTTTTGGTGCCAGTGTAATTGAGGACGACTGGTACCGGATGTTCCTTGAAATAAGATTATCACGTCCCGGATTTTATGATATGCTGCCGGAAGCGCTGTTTCATCAGCCGGAAACCAATGAATTCCGGCAACGTTCCGGTGTGGCGGAGATGATTGACCGCTACAAAAAAAACCAGGCAAAGGAAACCGAGACCCGGAAATTCTTTCAGCCTTTTGAAAATGAATTTTTTTACCAGCAGCTGATGCTTGAAAAAGAAGAGATCAACCTGCTGGACATCCTGAAAAGTAAGATACTTACCCGGTATTTCCTGGACTTCTGGGGATTGCCGCCCTCTTTTAAAATATATGAAGCGGCTTCATTTTTGCTGTTGTTGCCCTATGCGCATCAGATCAGCGGCAATCTTCCGGTTATGGAATCCTGTCTGAAAGCGCTGCTGAACGAACCGGTACAGATCATCCGGAAAGAGCCGGAACTGATTCACGTGGAAGCCGCAGACGGATTGGGTGCGGGAGCCGGACTGGGAGGGGCCGCCCTGGGGGATGCGATGGTGTGCGGAGCAGAATTCATGGAAGACTACCCGGTGCTGCAATACCGGATCGGACCCCTGAAGCACAACAAAGTGAGCGACTTCATAAACAATAAGGAAAAGGACATCCTGATCCAGACCTTTAATGATTACTTTGCACCGGTGGAGGCCGATATTGAAGTGGAGATCCTGGTGGCGCAACAGGCTGGCGAAATGTCTTTTGATGAGGACAGCGAAGTGATCCTTGGCTATTCGTCAATTATGTAA